CATTTCGaatcataaaatatttcattctaTTCTGCGCCAGGCgccatttttgaactgaaattgaaTTCGTGAAATTATCGATTTCATTTCGTatgaataaattcattttttacaaaagctCACTGACCCCTAAATTGTGGTGTTTTATCAAAATAGTTCAGTatcattatttatatttttattgacgaagcagtgttgccaaaaaaattaagataatGTTAATTTAAAGTTAAATTAATTGAACtctttcaaaatgtgaaaaaaataattgctaatttttttaaaaaattacctggaattgaatttggtaaatttaggtatacgtaataatattttaaaatgaaagaaaaagttATGTCTTCATTGATTCGTATTTatgaggtaatttttgaaagttgacctTTCAATTGAAAATCTCTACTTTCAATTATATTAAACAGCCCCCTCCTCTCTTTTTCCGAATGTGTTCAGAGCATACCAACCGAAAAGGGGGAAGAAGGGAGGTCGAGTTGATTTGGAATGACTCAGAGTTGTCaagatcccattttgaaaattatttgtcgcaaaattgataaaaaatcgaaCGTCcgtgaaattacaaatttttcaatacattttccCACTTTTATGAAAATATGAGAGTTCAGTTTTGACCACCTATGCAGtcttttcaacccccccccccccgcccccttCATAATTTgacagttttacaaaaaatcgcataaaagtacatattatatgtaaGTGTCAaaagaattgcatactcagtttgccgtaaatatctTCTGAgccatatttacggcaaactgagtatgcaattttattaacaccatcGATTTGTCTTCAAACCTTTCATAAACTGGAAACAGAAACAAAGGCAGATCCTCCGGTTTTGCAgggttttttttgtaattcttttTGGCTTTTGCTGGTGAGACTGATTTTACTCTATCAAACTGGTTGAACTTGAAGTAAAACTGGGAagattccaaattttaaaatatcataaGCGAGAGTATGCAGAATTGTAtctaatttttgttctttttttttgttgtttttttaatagcTCCGACATATCACGCTCGTCATACAGTGGCTGCTGCTCCCTGGAGCTACCTTAGAGAACCAGGCACAGAGCTGGAAAAATTTGCTGATTTCACCAACACTCCAAAATTTTCCTGTTATCCTGATAATACTTGTAgtgtgagtaatttttcaaatgctacgtgcttgaaactgaaaaaaaaaaccagcaggtgattgaaatttatttacagGTGAATTCAAACAGTAACGGTAATGGAACTCTTCGTAACCCTAGTCATATTAAGTATCCTCAGACTGATAATCATAGAATTAAGTAAGTCTAAAATTTCCCTCGACTGtataattgaagcatacgtttccaaaacgtactaaatccattttcaaagattctgaggttgcaaggccgtctagcataaagttgcggcccaaaatggctgattttttgatatgttgtacccaagggtcttggctacaacatatcaaaaaatcagccaatttgagccatttctacgtttccaaattgtactaagtaccatgaatttcttatcaataattttttggatttagtgcgttttggaaacgtatgcttaaATTACATCGCTTCATGAAATGGTGACACGTGAACGCTTCAATCCGCAGATTTAATACAATGATAACCGACCAAAACGGATACTTGGTTAGTAAAGCGAGCCACAGCAACTCGTCTCCGCTAGACTTACAGAGTGTAATATCAATGGAGATATTGGAAAACGATATGAACTACGCTGATATTCGAAATCAAGATGTAAGTTGATCAGAATACCTACCATATATACGAATGGGTACATATgtattacgagtatgtacctattttgaaatgatCGATGATCATGAATTGAaaagctctattccaaagtggtttaagtcatttcaaaaaaaggcacgTTTTACGTAGATCTTCATttcaaaagtgggttaagtgatcgatttttcaaagtaaatttttccacaagtaattgttctatgtccaaaggaaggaaaggtgcaccgacctttggaaacagaacaaatttcagcatcaaaaactttaaacgcattttttggagaaaaaaatgacttgacccactttggaatagagctcttcaatttaaCACGGTTATTTTACAGGTGATAAAGAGAATAACCGAATTGCAACAGATGGTAGAAAATTCTGAGCAGTATTTAACTCAACATCAGAGAGAATCGAGTGATTCTGATAATTCGCATATATCGCTCGAATCAGAAGCAGCAGCTCCTCCGCCAGGGCAGCTCAAACATAGCGATTCTTTAACGTTATTGGCTCAAGtatgaatttttcgtttttgtttttttttttcaatttcctattTAGTTATTcatcgagtttattttttgtgcAGAGTCATGCCAATGTAAATGAGAGACTTTACGAAGCTATGAAAGCTTTACAATTGGCTGATCTAGAAAGTGATACGGATTCTATTTGTACGCCTTCGAATAGTCCTTCTCGTGCGAGTAAGTTtagtttatgaaaattaaagGTGGAATCACGAGAGATAACGTACTTCTACATAACTTTGTGATTTATTACAGATGCAAATAGAAATCGCGATTCGAATTTAAGTTTTGGTTTACATAGTCCGGATAATATGCTTTCTCAAGAGCAACAGAATATGGAGGTGAGAATTGCTTATGTAATCTGCAAGAGTACAAAatatatttggatttttttagtcGGAAATATTAATcgattcagaaaaatttcaaatgtatcCAAGAAAATACTCTTTTCTccattattaatttattaatcgttttatttttatgccTAGGATTGGTGGAGAAAAATGCAAGACGAAACCGACTCGTCAGAATTTGCAGACCCTTGTTACTTTGTAGAATCAGATTTCGTAGATTTGACGCTACTTCCACCTCCACCTTTACCAGCATCGCTCAAAGTAAGTTGTTATTATTAGAACGTACTCCCTTCTTCGCTACTTTTTCCTCAATAATTTCTAATTCATCTGATGCGATTTCTTGCGCAGGACGAAGATCGTCGACTGATCGAATCTAGAGCCCCGCCACCGCCTtctttttgtgatgaaaatacCTTCTCTCCTTCAACTACAGAGCAACAAAGACATGACGAATTATTAGGTGCATATTACTTATCAAATCGCTTTTCCGGAATCGGTTTTGTTGAAGAATTTCGAACttaattcgtgatttttttccttagaTACTGCCTTGTCAAAAGTACTGAACAATGATAAAATATTAAGCTTAGATTTAGACTCGTTTCTGGCTACTATGACTGTTCCTCCTCCTACGCCCAATGCAGCTGTCACCAGTGAACTGACATCGACTCAGATATCCTCGTTTATTATTCCACCGCCTCCGGCAAATCAAGTATGTgagatgaaaatgataatttttgcacAGGGTGTTTCTCAACGCCATTTTGTTGATGGATTAGAAATGCGTTGATatcctatttaaaaaaatattcctaaTAATTGAACATTTCGCAGGAAAAATCTTCTTCCAAGTTACCCAATGGTCACGCGATAGTGGTCGATAAATTGGAAACATTGCAGCAAAACACAGCCACTTCACCGACCAAAGAAATCGTTCAAGTGAATGGCACAAATTCAACGGATGTGGAGCAATTGACGAAAAACGAAATGGAAAATTCCAGTTCAACTTCAACTTTGACCAATAAAAAGAGAACTGCGCCGCCAAAACTGCCACCGAGGACGGACTCTTTGAATTCGTTGACTAAACGACCTTTACCTCCGACTCCATCTCAGGTATATTTTTCGTGCTCTCGTTGTTTGTTCTGCTTGATCATTTGCTTCAACTGATCTCCCTCTTGAGgaacaaattgtaatttttcaaagttatcgAAAATTTGTGAATTATTGAAGATTTGGCTGCAAAATaactttttaactttttttgagctCGTGAAAAAAAGattggaaatcattttttttttaaattcacatctgtgatataaattttattaattgaaaaatttgcttacttatttggaattttactataattttttttttaatttccgaaaaaatatcacaggctgatgtttttttaatgttcatATTTCCgtgaaataattatcaaaaaaatgtactagatattttttcaaattggtattaaaaaagcaaataaaatgaaatgtttaaaaataaagaaagggaagacttctttttttaaaaaattgtaaaatcatttATTTAACAATTtggtatcaattttaatgaCTATAGCATTAATAAACACGAAAAacactttcgaaaaaattgtaaagtaaTTTCAACTGACTTACTGTgcatatcaattttaattatgaaAGCAGCTTTTTGAAACGAGAACTTAGCGAAAAGATGAAACTTAATTAAATGCAAACTTGAAGGAATTTGagaagttttttggaaaaattgaaaaacaatcacTTTTGATTCGATGCTAAAGTTttgttaaaatgtcaaaaaccacaaaaaaaatacatctcgtGGTTTAACTTTATTAGCAAAAACACTTTTTGTGAATTAAGtaacaaaataaatttgaaaaaaaaacttgaaagaactgacacattttgaattataataaagatatatttttttcaagctgaaataaTAAAGATGTGCCGAATAACGCATAAAAAAactttctgaaattaaaaaataatataggtatatatttttaagCAACGACCTTGCACTCAGTTAACGataattttaaaacgatttttctcaacaattattttagaatttttccaaaattgtggattgtgactttgaaaaaattatttttaaaagaaggaaaatcaattttttgaattcaagaacttttcttaaactaaaaaaaagttttttaaaaacttcaagaaattggatcatttttcataaaaggaaaaatcaaaattagaccAGTTCGagatggaatgctgaaattcagTTAAGCGTGTGTCCTatttctgaccccccccccccaaccaaaaaaaagtggattggatttaaatttaattttgaaatttgtacctAAATCGATCAGAAGAGTCACAAAGGCGATACATTCAGGATTTAATAGAAACTGGATTTCATTTTAATcctttttatggcaatttttccaaaactggaaaataaaaaattgatttttttctcaaaaatttacatttttttttgaaaattaatacatttataaatttttataaataaaaaaatatgcaacttttttttttaattaaaattttatttattaaaatctaatcttccttcaatttttttatctttagAACTCGTCTCAAAATATCTACTTGGACGAAAGCCAAGAAGCCATCGAAGAAGTGTTGAAATTAATAGAAGAACATAAAATCATAGTAGACGAATGTGAAACTGCTCAAGCTCACGGTGGAGGCTCCAACATCAACGAGTTGAAATTCCAAGTAAGCACTATAAGCAATTCATTGAGTTCGTATTCCATTGCAATACGTTTGCTTCCTATTGTCAACATTCGATTCTAACCTCACCTTGACAATTTTCACGCAGGAAATCATACAAGAATTGACTGGCGAAACGAAAACGCTAGTTTCGTCTTCGAAATCGCTAATACGCAGTTATATGGACCCGTCGTCGTGCGATTTCAGCGTTAATTTGTCGAGTTGCGTTAAACAATTGAAAACGTTGATAGAATTAAGTAGACGACTAGTAACCCATACGGCGTCTCCTTTACAAACGAGAAACTTGATATTAAAAGTGCTCGATGTAATTAATTCGTTTCACGAATGCATAACGACTAAAAACATCGAAACTGAGACTATAACCAAACACGCCGAAAACCTAGCTAATGTGTTGGCCACGTTGTTGAGAagtttgagaatattttctccttgaattttttttactcggcgttggatatttttttttctacgatgtttttttttcttttttggttttgttttgtgtttctttttctatattcctatagattttttttagttaccATTCCAGTGTATGATgttgtatatgtatttttaacggtttaatatttttttcgtataattATAATACATATTACGTCATTATTGTTTAATAGcgttgtataatttttcattatacgtgtatattttaattaaatttctcaTGATACGAGTGACATTCCAATGAATATTTCTTAGATGGCGGAATGATCCTCGAGTGGTAGTGTTTTGTTCGCGAATTTATCTGTAATATTATGTAATTCACGATTGCGCTTCTTTTTTCGACGAGTTATGTACTTTTAGGTAATGATTTTCTGTATGTTAGGTTGCtttgttttttgtgtgtgtaAATTCGATTGTACATATTTATGTATTCTTATATTGTATTCGTCACGATTtaaggcgttttttttttcgagtcgcTTTGAACTTCTGTTAAATGAACGATTTTGTACGAATTCTTGTCAAGAGTATGTTATGTTTCAACGAATTATGTTTATCGTAATTACATTTAGATATTTGCTTCAAATAAAgtatttgtttttattcgaGTTGTATTTTTGATGTTGCTTTAAAAAAAGAGGGGAAACGATAATACTGAGTAGATGAATTAAAAAAGATAATTTCGTAACGAGTGACTCAAATTATCTAGTCAAAGATAAATGTAAGAAAGTTTCCATTATAAAAGCGTGTTTTGCGCCTGCAAAtcttacaagataggcaacttatatCTCTCGGTTTTTTGTAATGGTATAAAAAAACTTAAATCTCGATTCTCGACTCGTCAGAACCACGCCCGCAGTACAATACTGGCATAAGCTCTACatagaaatcaaatttgatcaaaattttagtgACGTGAAAAGTTCTATGGAtctaaaaatgtcataaaatacctattttggatttttcctgTTGCACAACAATGGCTCGGgcccataatttttttaaacaggtTATTAGAGCTGGGCACTCTGATCATCTTGGATATGGATACAGCTGGTAAACCCACCCCCCATCATTTCGAGTAAAAACGAACCGTTGTAGAATCATTCAACAGTAACCTTGCAACcaatcaaaatgtgttaaaataaaattgtgcgaaaagttcaaaaattcctacgaaaatcttttttgagcattttgaaaaattttgagtctaaaattgaatcatggtgaaacaaattgaaattttttgggtacctatataaatttttggatgatctgagtttgatttttttctttttctttgttGTACCAAATGGCAACACTGTTCTATACCTCTAAGTAGTTTCTCATTCTCTGTACCTACAATGTATCTGTACGATTAATATGTAATACAACGTTCTCGTATACGGTACTTTATCTACTTTATTTCTCGTGTACATATCTCATGGTTACTTTTGCACAACAAAGGTTATGGGCCCAGAGTAACGTTTATTTTGTGTGTTCTagtcaaagttttaattttttatatcaagcccaattttgtttctattttgtTTCCGTTTTGTATACTgtcttaattaattttttcgtgtcGCGATCAAGTTACCTTTTGTCATCATGTTTGATCCTGCCAACGTCACATATACTGGCATTAGACCATTTGATGGAACAAATTACGACACATGGAAAACTCGAATGTTAATTCTATTGAAGAAAGAAAAGGTACTTGATATTGTTCTCCAACCTATTCCAAGTGTTGCCATTCGTACCGAAGCTTGGATCACTAGTGACGATTCGTGTTTACAATTGATCGTCGCTCATCTTGCCCAAAATATGACCCATATAATTCATGGAAAGAATCACGCGAAATTGTTATGGGATGCTTTGGAAACAAATTACCAAAGCAAGTCGGATGCCCGTATGTCTGCTCTTCGTGACGAATTATATGCATATCGTTACAAAGGTAAAACTTGTGAAGATCTCCGTTCCTATATCGTACAATTCAGATCAACGGCAAATAGATTACGCGAACTCAACGATTCTACCCCAGACAGACAGTTTATCTTGCAGTTACTTCGATCACTACCGATACTATTCCTCCCAATTCGAGCTAATATTGAAAGCCATATCGCCGACTATGATTGGGATAAAGCAACGTCTACGATTTCCGATTATCAACTTTCTGCTTCTCAAGTTTCTGAACCTACCGCATCAACGACTGATCctagtgaaaaattcaaagatgagaCTCCTGTTTCCAGCGCATTATACGCTCCAAATTCGTCTCGAGGTAATTTCCGAGGTCGTGGACGTGGTAGaggtaattttagaaattcgaattcgaatacTTATAATGCTAATGCTAATGGTAATAATAATAGTGGTAGTAACGGTAGCTCTGGTAATAATCGTCGTAATGTTAGGTGTAATTATTGCAAGAAACATGGTCATATTAAAAGTGATTGCTTTAAGCTTAAGAATAAGAAAGGTAGTGCAAACCTAAGTCACGCTgatactgaaaatttcaacgaatttgcCTTTTTGTCTGTTAGTAATAATTCTGATTTTGGCTCTtgtaatggaaaaatatcaggCGCTCTTGATAGTGGTGCAACGCGCCATATGATAAATCGtgatattttgcaaaattctaTTACTCTTCGTGTTCCGATGAATGTCACGATAGCAGAGGCTGGTAGAAGTTTAAAAGCGactaaagtaggtactttacgTGTTAAGACAGATAAGggttttgtttgtgtttttaaaaatgtttattatgTGCCGAAATTAGTTCATACGTTATTCTCTGTTCGATGTATTGAAAAGTCTGGATTTACTGTCACTTTTAAGAATGATACgcctacgatttcgaaaaataccACAGTGTTAGCTACTGGTACATTGATTAATGATTTGTATATTATGGATTTTGAGCTTATTGATAACCCTAGCGGTGCTTTGTTAACTGTTCCGCCTAGTGCGGACTTGTGGCATCTTCGTTTAGGTCATCCAGGTCAATCTGAGATGAAATTAGTTTCCAAACAGGGTGTCTTTAGTGAAGAGCTCTTACAATCATTATCAACGTGTGATGaatgtcaagtttcaaaacAGTCCCGAAGACCACGTTCTTCTTTACCAAAATCAGATACATCGTACACTCGTGCAAATAGCCTTTTGTTTAGAATCCATTCGGATGTTTGTGAAATAACTGGTTCTCCTATTGCGGAAAAATACTTTGTAACCTTTATTGACgaatttagcaattttgtttatGTGTACACGATGAAGAATAAGTCCGAAACGTTGTCAAAGTTCAAAGAGTATGTTGCATTAGCTGAGAATACTTTGAATACAAGAGTCAAGAGGTTAAGGAGTGATAATGGTGGTGAGTATATTTCGGAAGAGTTCAAGAATTTCTGTAAAGAAAAAGGTATCTTTCATGAATTTACAACGGCCTATTCACCTGAAAGTAATGGTAAATGCGAGAGATTAAATCGTACCTTGTGTGAGCGTGCTCGAGCAGTTTTGAAAAGTGCATGTTTAGATAAGAAATTCTGGCCGTATGCTCTTCGTTATGTAGTTTACTCTTTCAATAGGATTCCGAAACATAATCAAGTTCCTGCCAAACTTTGGTACGGAAAATTTCCTGATTATTCTAAACTAAAGCCTTTTGGTTGTGTTGGTTTTGTTCGTATTCCAGATATCAAAAGAGATGGAAAGTTAGACGATAAAGGAAAGAAATGTTGTTTCATCGGATATTCTCCTAACGGTTTTTGCATGTACGAttttagtgaaaataaaaaGGAGATAACGAGTGATGTAGATTTTTATGAGACGCGTGTGTACATGAAAGATAACGAAACGCGCGTGTATATGAGAGATAAAGATTCTCCTGATGTGAGCGATGTTCCTACATCTGTCTCATCGTCCTCGACTGTAAGCGATGTACCAACATCTACACCATCGTCTTCGAATATACCTCCTTCATCCAACATTAATCCCCTCGCACCTCCTCAACCTACTACGTTCTCTTTATCTAACCGTCCGAGACGTAACGTGAGAACTCCGTCCTATTTGAATGATTATCAACTTAATCTTTGTGCCCTATCTTCTGAAGGTTTGTCTTATGATGAGGTTTTGCAAGCGGAGGATTCGGAAGAATGGAACTTAGCAATTAATAAAGAGATTGATTCGATGGAGAGACTTCATGTGTGGGAAGTAACAGATAAACCGGAAAATGCTCACTTGATCGATACTACATGGGTATTTAAAAAGAAAGGTAATAATGTATACAGAGCTCGACTTGTCGCTAGAGGTTTCTTGCAACGACCAGGtattgattttcatgatatttatTCACCTGTCGCTCGTTTAGTTACGGTTCGAGTATTATTAGCgcttgttttgaaattgaattggttCACTCGTCATGTTGATATTGATACGGCTTTTCTGTACGGTTCTTTGAAAGAAACGATATTTATTAATATACCTCGTGGCCATCCTTTGTATGGTACTCCTCAAGCCGAAGGTTTATGTTTACGTTTGTTTAAAACCATTTATGGTTTACGTCAATCTTCTAGAGAATGGTATGAGGAATTGAAAGATTATTTAGAGTCGTTAGGTTTGAACCATTCAAGTGCCGATTATTGTCTGTATTATGATCTTGATTTAATACTTGTCGTATTCGTAGACGATTTATTTATTGCTGGTCGatcaattgaaataattgataatttcgtATCTcgtttattgtcaaaatttaatctCAAAGACCTTGGTCAATTGTCGAAGTTTCTGAACTTGGGTATCGAGTATGATCGTGAAAATAAGTTATTGTTTGTTGATCAACGTGATTTGATAGAAAAGGTACTGCGAGAATACGGTATGCAGGATTGCTATATCATGAAACAACCTGTGGAAAACAAGTTGTATGCCGTATTGGATAATTTAGATGGGCCACTTATCTCGGATAATTCTTACAAATCGCTTCTAGGAAGTCTAATGTACATTATGCTCGGTAGTCGGCCGGATCTGTGTTACGCCATATCTCTCTTCAGTAGATATCAAGATAAAGCTACCGAAGCACACTATGATTACCTGTTAAATGTTCTCCGATATTTGAAATACACTTCTACTATGAGATTACGTTTTAGCTTAGATAGCTTATCTCCTATTGAAGCGTTTTGCGATTCAGATTACGCTAATGAGGAAGGTAGAAAATCAATATCGGGAAATTTAATCAAAGTCTTCGGTAATCCAGTATTGTGGTCATCTCGAAAACAAACAATCGTTACGTTATCTTCAACCGAAGCGGAGTATGTTTCCTTATCCGCATTAGTAAGCGAAGTAATTTGGTTGATAAACTTGTTCAAAGATATTTGTTTCCGATTAGAGTTTCCCGTGCCTATTCGTATCGATAGCCAGAGTGCTATGCACGtagttgagaattttaaaaataaccgaAGAATCAAACACCTCGATGTTCGATATCATTTTGTCAATCAGTTTGTCGAAGCTGGTTTTATCTCGTTGTTTCATGTCGGTTCAACCAATCAACAAGCCGATGGTCTCACTAAGAGTCTTGTAGGTTCTCGTTTTAGAGATTTTTTACAGTTCTTAAAACTCGAATTGTTGTAATaccatttgttttattttacttaCCTGTTAATTCGATTATTTTACCTAATTTATCATGTATTAAACGTTGTATTATTATGTGCCATGTATATTTATTCGATCATAGATTACGTCAACTACGTTGTAATTTCATAAGCATATTCCTATAATCATTTATGTTTCCGATGCGTTTCCGATGTATTCACATCACTTTGATTATTTGTCATTTGGAATATTTGTATTTTACTGTGAAATTATTATGCATTTTATTGTCAATTTGTTTGTGttcattgataattttgttttaatgtgtaattaattatttacCATTTGCGGGGGTATTTGTTGTACCAAATGGCAACACTGTTCTATACCTCTAAGTAGTTTCTCATTCTCTGTACCTACAATGTATCTGTACGATTAATATGTAATACAACGTTCTCGTATACGGTACTTTATCTACTTTATTTCTCGTGTACATATCTCATGGTTACTTTTGCACAACATTCTTTTTCTTAAGAagtatgaaatttattttttcaattttcaaaataatttttgaatttaaaaaattgtttgggtcgttttttgaaatgattgaaacaaattaaaattttttggagtaatcggaatgaatttttgaatagaaaCGTCGAGTACTGTCCTTGTTGCGGTGGTGGAAgttgatcaatttgttcgtgtataatttaccaaaaattaatcaaataattcgattcgttcgcgaatgattcacgaaaaattaatacaatgaataattcattaatttgttcgtgaacgattcaccaaaaataaattgaataaatcaattcgtttgcgaatgtttcacaaaaaataattcaatccgtttgtgaatgattcaccaaaaattgagcaaatgaatcgattcgttcgcaaatgagtcactaatacgaatcgattcgctcgcgaatgaatcactaatacgaatcaattcgttcgcgaatgattcatcaaaaattgagtaaatgaatcgattcgttcgcaaacgagtcactcataccaatcgattcgttcgcgaacgagtcacttacacgagtcgattcgttcgcgaacgagtcacttgtacgaatcgattcgttcgcgaataatttagtaACTTAACTAAAACTATTgattaactcgttcgcgaattattcacctacaaatcaatcaatttatttactaaATCGCCcattgttcgtaaatgattcaattcgattgtaaacagatcaattgctgtaaaaatgtttcaaaaaaagtgaatcaattcgttcgtaaaaaaattttaattgaagaaaagtcggtcttctcgcGCTAAATGCGTaagtgttttttaatt
This region of Planococcus citri chromosome 5, ihPlaCitr1.1, whole genome shotgun sequence genomic DNA includes:
- the LOC135847985 gene encoding FERM and PDZ domain-containing protein 4 isoform X2 — translated: MRSKNNAYSVCTNNTSTSNYRGGRISFFKNSLTSSCSLSEQIRQKYNHLNCSRFNGLCDCGGVHANQETRTASWLPPADVWYSELPYGWEQGVDGERRHYYINHASKTTTYGDPRAEWEDELHPKPRIVELYRDPEIGFGFVAGAEQPVIVRYVTEGGPSEGKLLPGDKILKINDEDVQDYPRDQVIQLVRNCKDTVRLKVTQPALDVTAKKSAFLSSAKKAKLKTNPSRVRFAEGVCVNGSPPISTPFSGGESCVPPMPNVLKVFLENGQTKSFKYDSTTKVKDVTASLKHKLCIQRIQHFALVLEQVKSLRRNKLTLLNPEHTIARIASRPGIHNMRCLFRVAFVPRDACDLAQQDLTAFEYLYLQCCNDVVHERYAPELKYDTALRLAALHIHQHAISNNIPYNKVTVKSIEKEFGLDKFVPVSLMESMKRRELRKLLTHLLKLNQTITGTAHKTLTSLQAKLYYLTIISELPSYGAKCFSTGIRECNAETVILVSPKLGISQISGIRNSVPLPIADIEQLEGVRVQMNDQVTCLVTLYIPSVIQKEMSFTMEDRDAEEFVLVLVGYYRLLTERELYLDLEKDIWNQDTAPTYHARHTVAAAPWSYLREPGTELEKFADFTNTPKFSCYPDNTCSVNSNSNGNGTLRNPSHIKYPQTDNHRIKFNTMITDQNGYLVSKASHSNSSPLDLQSVISMEILENDMNYADIRNQDVIKRITELQQMVENSEQYLTQHQRESSDSDNSHISLESEAAAPPPGQLKHSDSLTLLAQSHANVNERLYEAMKALQLADLESDTDSICTPSNSPSRANANRNRDSNLSFGLHSPDNMLSQEQQNMEDWWRKMQDETDSSEFADPCYFVESDFVDLTLLPPPPLPASLKDEDRRLIESRAPPPPSFCDENTFSPSTTEQQRHDELLDTALSKVLNNDKILSLDLDSFLATMTVPPPTPNAAVTSELTSTQISSFIIPPPPANQEKSSSKLPNGHAIVVDKLETLQQNTATSPTKEIVQVNGTNSTDVEQLTKNEMENSSSTSTLTNKKRTAPPKLPPRTDSLNSLTKRPLPPTPSQNSSQNIYLDESQEAIEEVLKLIEEHKIIVDECETAQAHGGGSNINELKFQEIIQELTGETKTLVSSSKSLIRSYMDPSSCDFSVNLSSCVKQLKTLIELSRRLVTHTASPLQTRNLILKVLDVINSFHECITTKNIETETITKHAENLANVLATLLRSLRIFSP
- the LOC135847985 gene encoding FERM and PDZ domain-containing protein 4 isoform X6 encodes the protein MQTKKREPLHGYRRQTFGIRNYRMDGNKESMVKGDIIILNCGCRNASYKSETADKKKLSHASKTTTYGDPRAEWEDELHPKPRIVELYRDPEIGFGFVAGAEQPVIVRYVTEGGPSEGKLLPGDKILKINDEDVQDYPRDQVIQLVRNCKDTVRLKVTQPALDVTAKKSAFLSSAKKAKLKTNPSRVRFAEGVCVNGSPPISTPFSGGESCVPPMPNVLKVFLENGQTKSFKYDSTTKVKDVTASLKHKLCIQRIQHFALVLEQVKSLRRNKLTLLNPEHTIARIASRPGIHNMRCLFRVAFVPRDACDLAQQDLTAFEYLYLQCCNDVVHERYAPELKYDTALRLAALHIHQHAISNNIPYNKVTVKSIEKEFGLDKFVPVSLMESMKRRELRKLLTHLLKLNQTITGTAHKTLTSLQAKLYYLTIISELPSYGAKCFSTGIRECNAETVILVSPKLGISQISGIRNSVPLPIADIEQLEGVRVQMNDQVTCLVTLYIPSVIQKEMSFTMEDRDAEEFVLVLVGYYRLLTERELYLDLEKDIWNQDTAPTYHARHTVAAAPWSYLREPGTELEKFADFTNTPKFSCYPDNTCSVNSNSNGNGTLRNPSHIKYPQTDNHRIKFNTMITDQNGYLVSKASHSNSSPLDLQSVISMEILENDMNYADIRNQDVIKRITELQQMVENSEQYLTQHQRESSDSDNSHISLESEAAAPPPGQLKHSDSLTLLAQSHANVNERLYEAMKALQLADLESDTDSICTPSNSPSRANANRNRDSNLSFGLHSPDNMLSQEQQNMEDWWRKMQDETDSSEFADPCYFVESDFVDLTLLPPPPLPASLKDEDRRLIESRAPPPPSFCDENTFSPSTTEQQRHDELLDTALSKVLNNDKILSLDLDSFLATMTVPPPTPNAAVTSELTSTQISSFIIPPPPANQEKSSSKLPNGHAIVVDKLETLQQNTATSPTKEIVQVNGTNSTDVEQLTKNEMENSSSTSTLTNKKRTAPPKLPPRTDSLNSLTKRPLPPTPSQNSSQNIYLDESQEAIEEVLKLIEEHKIIVDECETAQAHGGGSNINELKFQEIIQELTGETKTLVSSSKSLIRSYMDPSSCDFSVNLSSCVKQLKTLIELSRRLVTHTASPLQTRNLILKVLDVINSFHECITTKNIETETITKHAENLANVLATLLRSLRIFSP